tattatttaaattagccatttttagaatatttatattattctctaaaacattttttgaatcaaattgtggtatttttattacattattttgtatatttaattttctttgttgCTTCCAATAAGAACTCTGTTGTTTactatattttctaaaacatctttttttagcttcttttatttgatgaGGATTGTTAGAGTTTGagtttgaaataaaatgatataatctaaagtctaaatttttataattatttaaaacttgTTCAATACAATTAAGCTTCTTATCTACTTCTTGACAGCTATTTTTGGTTGAAATCGAATTAGCAATGAAATTAGATTTAACGGATTCCGAGTCTCGATATTGTTTTGTCTTTTGTCTTTTAAGGTAAACGTAAAAtgaagtattttttttcttcttggaAGGAAAGACTTTGTCAACGTCTTTCctatgaaaaaaatctaGTATCTCTTCTTCAGATGACGTGTAGAATTgttcattaaaatttactgccttttcttcaaattgaaatttattattaaaagtctctgttgatttattttcaatatcactcaattcaaaagaaaaagaaacaacCTCATCGTTAGAGGAATATTCCTTCTCagtataattaaaattttgagTTTCTAACCACTCATTTGTGAAACTCTTAATATCATCGATAGCAAGTTTTAATTCCGAAGGTTCCAAATCATCTGTAAATAAGTTTACTTGAATTAACcctaattcaattaattcttgtcgtaattcatctttttcaCTATGTGCTGAGCTACATTCTAGAAAAAAGGGCAAAGACaaacaagaaatattttgacTGTAGGCTGTATTATTTACAACATCCGATGATTCACTCTTGAGCATATTTAATGAAAGTTAGTTATTTTCCTTAAGGCTATTAAAGTTCATTGCTTTTGATTAGTTTTAACATgataagaagaaaaaaaaatcgtATAAAATTTGTAAGATAGAAATTTTAGCTCATATTTATTCTATCTCTTATAGTCTctctatatatttaaatcgAAAATAACTCacataatttttattctaccttattctaaatatttgaaacaattatCAAGCTTTTAGCCTTACGCATAAATAGCATGTGACAACTAGTCAATTGATACATTTTAAAGCGCTAACAAGTCATCACAATgccaaataaaatataactgACATGCTAAAagcaaagaaaaaaaaatgcaaaCAAATATGTGTCGcgaataatatataaaagaaattttgaaaacaAATCACTTACAAAAGCAAAAGTTGGTATCTAGGGTAATGTTTCTAAAGACTAGACAATCTTCTATTATAAGCTGGACAAATTAATCATCAGCCTCAAAACCAAAGGAGAATAGAAAAAGGAAAACATTCTTGTAAGTTAAAAGCTCGTGGAAAAAAAGACCCCACGTTAAAAAGAAACGTCATAATGGAAGAAAAAAGGAAAGACATAAACGTAATAGCCTCTATCTTTCGGAAGAATCTCCTGGCGGGGAAATCCGCAAGTAGCAATTGCCGAGAGAAAAAAACGGAGGCGGTACGGAAGTTAAGACAAAAATGGAAACCAAAACGTTAATGAAATAGCTAGGAGTGCAGTACTTTCTCTGCTGAGAATGTCCCAAATTGGGTTAAAGAGTGGGTTGTTCCGGCCGTTGACCATAGCCGGAACAACTGTGGGGAATGTTTACTAGACAAATTGCTTCGGAAAAACTCTGAAACAAGTAAAGTGTGATTAgcaaaataagaaaaaaacgGAGAATAGCCCCCACTATTTCGACTGCTTTGGGTTGGATTGTAAAGATTTCCCATTAACTGGTAAATGTGCCTACGGGAATTTACTAAAGGCACTAGACAATATCCATTTTCATCTTGTGTTATCTGGAGTAAAACTgtaaaattgtaaatacTGTTTGAAATTCcattatttcttcttcttcttcttcttcttcttcttcttcttattattattattattattattataaagtaaaaaaaaaacattaagTATATAAACAAAACGGGCTAAGGCAAAATTTTAATGtaattagtatttttttattaaatacatTATGCTTAAGTAGACAAAAATTTCTATAGGCTAGAAATATCCATTATacctaataatatttttgaaagaCTTATAGCTAGCATCCACTGCTCAACAACGTTCGCTgcttgataattttttgtctttttttctatacCCAAATAAGtcagataaaaaaattccatCTTATCCACGCTTGCATAACTAATGGCTA
This DNA window, taken from Henningerozyma blattae CBS 6284 chromosome 3, complete genome, encodes the following:
- the TBLA0C06810 gene encoding uncharacterized protein, encoding MLKSESSDVVNNTAYSQNISCLSLPFFLECSSAHSEKDELRQELIELGLIQVNLFTDDLEPSELKLAIDDIKSFTNEWLETQNFNYTEKEYSSNDEVVSFSFELSDIENKSTETFNNKFQFEEKAVNFNEQFYTSSEEEILDFFHRKDVDKVFPSKKKKNTSFYVYLKRQKTKQYRDSESVKSNFIANSISTKNSCQEVDKKLNCIEQVLNNYKNLDFRLYHFISNSNSNNPHQIKEAKKRCFRKYSKQQSSYWKQQRKLNIQNNVIKIPQFDSKNVLENNINILKMANLNNILSFSTNRYGNLEFFTMAQIQDPNVFNMN